A single genomic interval of Syntrophobotulus glycolicus DSM 8271 harbors:
- a CDS encoding AbrB/MazE/SpoVT family DNA-binding domain-containing protein: MKSTGIVRKVDEFGRVVLPAEIRRTFKIWEKDPLEIYIDEDKIILKKYTRGCHCCGSMEDLSEVQGLPLCSTCIERYHKAMTILRKEGKAV, encoded by the coding sequence ATGAAATCAACCGGAATCGTTCGTAAAGTTGACGAGTTCGGCAGAGTGGTCCTGCCGGCTGAAATCAGGCGAACGTTTAAGATTTGGGAGAAAGACCCTCTGGAAATCTATATCGATGAAGATAAAATCATCCTGAAAAAGTATACCCGGGGCTGCCATTGCTGCGGCTCCATGGAGGACCTGTCCGAGGTCCAGGGGCTGCCGCTGTGCTCGACTTGTATCGAGCGCTATCACAAAGCTATGACAATTTTGAGGAAGGAGGGTAAGGCTGTATGA
- a CDS encoding DEAD/DEAH box helicase has translation MELRPYQSEAKEAIQNEWRQGLLKTLLVLPTGTGKTIVFSKLTEDCVRDGERVLILAHRGELLDQAADKLSKSTGLGCAVEKAEESCLGSWFRVVVGSVQSLMREKRLSQFSRDYFDTIIVDEAHHAISDSYLRVLNHFNKAKVLGVTATPDRGDMRNLGSFFESLAYEYTLPKAIKDSYLSPIKAQTIPLKLDLTGVSLAQGDFKASDLGSALDPYLHQIADEMAKVCLDRKTVVFLPLIKTSQKFTQILREKGFRAAEVNGESADRERLLKDFDAGSYDVLCNSMLLTEGWDCPSVDCIVVLRPTKIRSLYCQMVGRGTRLFPGKEYLLLLDFLWHTERHELCHPAHLICESEEVAKKMTENIEEAGCPVDLEAAEKQASEDVIAAREEALAKQLQEMRNRKRKLVDPLQFEMSIQAEDLANYIPAFGWEMGPPSDKQVQTLEKLGIFPDQIESAGKAAKLLDRLDKRRSEGLTTPKQIRFLEGRGFRNVGTWEFEGTKRLIDRIAANGWKVPNDINPAEFKPESQPSVGFEWGA, from the coding sequence TTGGAGCTAAGGCCATATCAAAGTGAAGCAAAAGAGGCAATCCAAAATGAATGGCGACAAGGTTTACTTAAAACCTTGTTAGTACTGCCGACAGGTACCGGTAAAACAATCGTGTTTTCTAAACTGACAGAGGATTGTGTTCGTGACGGTGAGAGGGTCTTAATCCTCGCTCACCGGGGTGAGCTCCTTGACCAAGCCGCTGATAAACTCAGTAAGTCTACAGGACTGGGATGCGCCGTCGAAAAGGCTGAAGAGTCATGTCTAGGGAGTTGGTTTCGGGTAGTTGTCGGCAGCGTCCAGTCTCTTATGCGTGAGAAACGCTTGAGTCAATTCTCACGGGATTACTTTGATACCATCATCGTAGATGAAGCCCATCACGCCATATCTGATAGCTACTTGCGGGTATTAAATCATTTCAATAAAGCAAAAGTCCTCGGGGTTACGGCCACGCCGGATAGGGGCGATATGCGGAATCTTGGTTCATTTTTTGAAAGTCTGGCCTATGAGTATACTTTGCCAAAAGCAATTAAGGATAGCTACTTATCACCGATTAAAGCTCAGACAATCCCCTTAAAACTCGACCTGACTGGCGTTTCCCTTGCTCAGGGCGATTTTAAGGCATCAGACTTGGGGTCAGCGTTAGATCCTTACCTACACCAGATCGCCGATGAAATGGCAAAGGTGTGCCTGGATCGTAAAACAGTCGTATTTCTGCCACTGATCAAGACTAGCCAGAAGTTTACACAGATATTAAGAGAAAAGGGTTTCCGCGCTGCTGAAGTCAATGGAGAAAGTGCTGATCGCGAGCGGCTCCTGAAAGACTTTGATGCCGGCTCCTATGATGTCTTGTGTAACTCGATGCTTCTGACTGAGGGCTGGGACTGCCCGTCTGTAGATTGCATTGTTGTCCTGAGACCCACGAAGATCCGCAGTCTCTATTGTCAGATGGTGGGCCGCGGTACCCGGTTGTTCCCAGGTAAGGAATATCTGCTTCTGCTTGATTTCCTTTGGCACACCGAGCGCCATGAGCTCTGCCATCCTGCCCATCTGATTTGTGAGAGCGAAGAAGTAGCCAAGAAAATGACAGAGAATATTGAAGAAGCCGGTTGCCCAGTAGACTTAGAGGCAGCTGAAAAACAAGCCTCAGAAGATGTTATAGCTGCCAGGGAAGAAGCCCTGGCGAAACAACTTCAGGAAATGCGCAATCGCAAACGTAAGCTTGTGGATCCGCTGCAGTTTGAAATGAGTATTCAGGCTGAAGATTTAGCAAATTACATTCCGGCTTTCGGATGGGAAATGGGACCACCGTCAGATAAACAGGTTCAGACCCTTGAGAAGCTGGGAATATTCCCTGACCAGATTGAAAGCGCTGGCAAAGCTGCCAAGTTGCTTGATCGTTTAGATAAAAGAAGATCTGAAGGATTAACAACACCAAAACAGATCCGCTTTTTAGAAGGGCGAGGTTTTAGAAATGTCGGCACTTGGGAATTTGAAGGAACAAAAAGACTTATAGACCGAATTGCTGCAAATGGATGGAAGGTTCCGAACGATATCAATCCCGCTGAATTCAAGCCGGAATCCCAGCCATCTGTAGGCTTTGAATGGGGTGCATAA
- a CDS encoding cell wall hydrolase: MTHKNNIILAITVVILILLLAACAGLRADINDLKDQVSIQQDQLLNLSYDQKWTMETLANWLEAWQTSQISIDQDLYLLAQLVHAEAGGEPLGGQIAVANVVMNRVKSDQFPGTIAEVIYQPGQFCTTKYLHNVVPTEENLAAAREAMGGYTLVNALYFWNPKVAMCEWIKTRKILNTIGNHAFGV, translated from the coding sequence ATGACGCACAAGAATAATATCATCCTGGCGATCACTGTTGTAATCCTTATCCTCTTACTTGCGGCCTGTGCAGGCCTGAGGGCCGATATTAACGATCTCAAAGACCAAGTTTCCATACAACAAGACCAGTTGTTAAACCTCTCGTATGACCAGAAATGGACGATGGAAACATTGGCAAACTGGCTGGAAGCATGGCAAACGAGTCAAATCAGCATTGACCAGGACTTATATTTACTCGCACAACTTGTCCATGCTGAGGCAGGCGGCGAACCTTTAGGCGGACAGATAGCAGTGGCAAATGTGGTCATGAATCGTGTTAAAAGTGATCAGTTTCCCGGCACAATCGCTGAAGTTATTTATCAGCCCGGACAATTCTGCACAACCAAATATTTGCACAACGTAGTACCAACAGAAGAAAATCTGGCAGCAGCACGGGAAGCTATGGGTGGATATACCCTAGTGAACGCCTTGTATTTTTGGAATCCCAAAGTCGCAATGTGTGAATGGATTAAGACCCGGAAGATTCTTAATACAATCGGCAATCATGCTTTCGGGGTGTAG
- a CDS encoding ATP-binding protein — translation MQITRGKIQSAQKVVAYGPEGIGKSTFAAQFPNPVFIDTEGSTKHMDVARTPRPSSWTMLIEQVKYFKAHPQECNTLVLDTADWAEQLCINEICSKSQKNGIEDFGYGKGYVYLAEEFGRLLNLLEELVELGINIVFTAHAQMRKFEQPDEMGAYDRWEMKLQKKTAPLLREWSDMLLFANYETFVINVDGQGVAKGKNKAQGGKRVMYTTHHSCWDAKNRHDLPDKTDLNYAAIAHCIPTRDASVPIQKNAYLEDTKPIEQPVKAEEQKKVTETVSATTVKPQEEQLKIDLSGIPQQLADLMAANQITQEEIQQAVASKGYYPQNTPIQNYDPDFISGVLVGAWSQVFQMIKDFRDDVPF, via the coding sequence ATGCAAATTACAAGAGGTAAGATTCAAAGTGCTCAAAAGGTTGTGGCTTATGGCCCTGAAGGAATCGGAAAATCAACTTTTGCCGCCCAGTTCCCCAACCCAGTATTTATCGATACCGAAGGCAGCACAAAGCATATGGACGTGGCCCGGACACCGAGGCCCAGCAGCTGGACTATGCTCATAGAGCAGGTAAAGTATTTTAAAGCACATCCCCAAGAGTGCAATACCCTGGTGCTCGATACCGCAGATTGGGCCGAACAACTTTGTATCAATGAAATCTGTTCAAAATCACAAAAAAACGGGATTGAGGATTTTGGCTATGGCAAGGGATACGTTTACTTGGCAGAAGAATTCGGACGCCTATTAAACCTTTTGGAAGAGCTCGTTGAACTCGGAATAAATATCGTATTTACGGCTCACGCTCAAATGAGAAAGTTTGAACAGCCCGACGAAATGGGTGCCTATGATCGCTGGGAAATGAAATTACAGAAAAAGACCGCACCGCTTCTGCGCGAGTGGTCCGATATGCTTCTGTTCGCGAATTACGAAACATTTGTTATCAATGTAGATGGACAGGGTGTGGCTAAAGGTAAAAATAAGGCCCAGGGCGGTAAGCGTGTTATGTATACGACCCATCACTCCTGTTGGGATGCAAAAAACAGGCATGACTTGCCGGACAAAACCGATCTAAATTATGCTGCGATCGCTCACTGCATTCCTACAAGAGATGCTTCAGTTCCAATTCAGAAAAATGCTTATTTAGAAGATACAAAACCTATTGAGCAACCGGTCAAGGCTGAGGAGCAGAAAAAAGTGACTGAAACAGTTTCGGCAACAACCGTTAAGCCACAAGAAGAGCAATTGAAAATAGATTTATCAGGTATCCCCCAGCAGCTGGCCGACCTCATGGCAGCTAATCAGATAACTCAGGAGGAAATCCAGCAGGCTGTTGCCAGCAAAGGATATTATCCCCAAAATACACCGATTCAGAATTATGATCCGGATTTTATTTCTGGCGTTTTGGTAGGCGCATGGTCACAGGTATTCCAAATGATCAAAGATTTCCGTGATGATGTGCCGTTTTAA
- a CDS encoding SAM-dependent DNA methyltransferase — MNGQTLANKTSKQRPATDFYPTPPEVTIALLRYLRLPESTVIWEPACGKGHMAETMKAVGYHVISSDLNDFGYGMTGMDYLSTEIAWHDMIDWIITNPPFSQSVEFIKQGIHNRKPFALLLKSQYWHSKSRMDLFNQFRPRAVLPLTWRPDFLFGQKSGAPTMECYWTVWDRRPAEKTVYELLEKPK; from the coding sequence ATGAACGGACAAACCTTAGCAAATAAAACCTCAAAGCAGCGGCCAGCAACAGATTTTTACCCGACGCCGCCAGAAGTCACAATTGCTCTACTGAGATATCTAAGGTTGCCTGAATCGACAGTAATCTGGGAACCGGCATGTGGCAAGGGTCATATGGCGGAAACCATGAAGGCAGTAGGATATCACGTGATTTCCAGCGATCTGAACGACTTCGGATATGGCATGACCGGTATGGATTACCTCAGTACCGAGATCGCATGGCACGACATGATTGACTGGATAATCACAAACCCGCCATTTAGCCAGTCGGTAGAATTCATAAAACAAGGCATCCATAACCGGAAACCTTTCGCACTGCTCCTAAAATCCCAATACTGGCACTCAAAAAGCAGGATGGACCTGTTCAATCAGTTTAGACCGAGAGCGGTGCTGCCGCTGACCTGGAGACCGGATTTCCTCTTCGGACAGAAGAGCGGAGCACCGACGATGGAGTGTTATTGGACAGTGTGGGACAGGCGGCCGGCGGAGAAAACGGTTTATGAGTTATTGGAAAAACCGAAATGA
- a CDS encoding AAA family ATPase: MSIKINKLEIENVKRVKAVKIEPTANGLTIVGGKNNQGKTSVLDSIAWALGGEKYRPSNPERTGSVIPPYLHIVLSNGLVVERKGKNSDLKVLDPNGQKGGQQLLNEFVGQLALDLPKFMQASSKEKADTLLKIIGVGDKLYEFEQQEKELYNRRLTIGQIADQKKKYAKEQPYFQDAPKELVSASDLIKQQQDILAQNGENNRKRQNLQFLEGQSADIQHKIDELLEKQRVILVDLETARKSALDLHDESTEELEKNITNIEEINRKVRANLDKDKAEEDALDYSNQYNTLTGQIENIRQSKVDLLKGADLPLPGLSVVEGELTYDGYKWDNMSGSDQLKVSTAIVRKLNPKCGFVLLDKLEQMDLDSLQEFGQWLEAEGLQAIATRVSTGEECSILIEDGYIKGQEQETQTQEEAAATEATAWQKGVF; the protein is encoded by the coding sequence ATGAGCATCAAGATTAACAAACTTGAAATCGAAAACGTAAAGCGAGTTAAGGCCGTCAAAATAGAGCCTACGGCTAACGGATTAACTATTGTTGGAGGCAAGAACAATCAGGGCAAAACTTCAGTTCTTGATTCTATTGCCTGGGCTTTGGGAGGGGAAAAATATCGTCCGTCAAATCCGGAGCGCACCGGATCAGTAATTCCTCCTTATCTCCACATAGTCCTATCTAACGGGCTGGTAGTAGAACGTAAGGGGAAAAACAGCGATCTAAAAGTCCTGGACCCCAACGGTCAAAAGGGCGGACAGCAACTTCTGAATGAGTTTGTGGGGCAGCTTGCGCTAGACCTGCCTAAATTTATGCAAGCCTCAAGCAAAGAAAAAGCTGACACTTTGCTCAAGATCATTGGAGTAGGAGACAAGCTCTATGAATTTGAACAGCAGGAAAAAGAACTTTATAACCGCCGGCTGACTATCGGCCAAATAGCAGACCAGAAAAAGAAATACGCTAAAGAACAGCCGTATTTCCAGGATGCGCCTAAAGAACTGGTTTCTGCGTCCGACCTGATTAAGCAACAGCAGGATATCCTGGCCCAGAATGGAGAGAACAACCGGAAACGGCAGAATCTTCAATTCCTCGAAGGCCAATCAGCCGACATCCAGCACAAAATAGATGAACTTCTGGAGAAACAGAGAGTCATTCTTGTTGATCTGGAAACGGCCAGGAAATCAGCACTTGATCTTCACGACGAATCCACCGAAGAACTTGAAAAGAACATCACCAATATTGAAGAGATAAACCGGAAAGTTCGAGCAAATTTAGATAAAGACAAAGCGGAAGAAGATGCTTTAGATTACTCGAATCAATATAATACGCTCACCGGACAGATTGAAAATATCCGGCAATCCAAAGTTGATTTGCTCAAAGGAGCTGATCTCCCGCTCCCTGGACTGTCAGTTGTGGAGGGAGAGCTCACTTATGACGGCTATAAATGGGATAACATGTCAGGATCTGATCAACTTAAAGTTTCTACGGCAATCGTTCGGAAGCTGAATCCTAAATGCGGGTTTGTCCTGTTGGATAAATTGGAGCAGATGGATCTGGATTCCCTTCAGGAATTTGGCCAGTGGTTAGAAGCAGAAGGCTTACAGGCTATTGCTACTCGTGTTTCAACTGGTGAAGAATGCTCAATTCTCATCGAGGATGGTTATATCAAAGGACAGGAGCAGGAGACACAGACACAAGAAGAGGCCGCAGCTACAGAAGCAACTGCATGGCAGAAAGGAGTATTTTAA